In Pseudomonas sp. FP1742, the DNA window GATGCAGGAAGAGTTGCTGCTGCTCTGGGAAGAGGTGCGTTTCACGCTGCTGTTCGTCACTCACTCCATCGAAGAGGCGTTGGTGGTGGGCAACCGGATTCTGCTGCTGTCGCCTCATCCGGGGCGGGTACGAGCCGAAGTCCACAGCCATCAATATGATTTGCACAGTCTTGGCGGTGTGGCGTTCCAGGAATCGGCGCGGCGGATTCATCGGCTGTTGTTCGATGAAGGCCAGTCCCCGGAAACCGCCCGTGAGCTGGACTTCGCCGATATTCGCATCGCTTATTGAGACATTGAAAGGAGTGCTCGATGAGCCAGTTACCCTCTGCGCGTCAAGAATTTGAAACCGTTTTGCAGCCGCTGACGAGCGTCCCGCTGGAGCGCGAACTACCCCTCGGCCAGCGTCTTTGGCAGCAGGGCTGGCTGCGCAAAAGCCTGATCCTGATTTTGCTCGCGGTGCTCTGGGAAACCGTTGCCCGTTACCAGAATAACGACCTGCTGCTGCCGAGTTTTCTGCAAACCGCCAGCGCGCTGTACAACGGCCTGCTCAGCGGTGAACTGCTGGGCAAAGTGTGGATTTCGCTGGTGGTGTTGTTGAAGGGGTATCTGATCGGGATTGTGCTGGCGTTTGCCCTGACCACGTTGGCGGTGTCGACACAATTGGGTCGCGATCTGCTGAGCACGCTGACCTCGATGTTCAACCCGTTGCCGGCCATCGCCCTGTTACCGCTGGCGCTGCTGTGGTTCGGGCTGGGGCAGAACAGCCTGATTTTTGTACTGGTGCATTCGGTGCTCTGGGCGTTGGCGTTGAACACCTACGCCGGGTTTCTTGGCGTTTCGGAAACCCTGCGCATGGCCGGGCGCAATTACGGCCTCAAGGGCATGCGTTTCGTATTGTTCATTCTGATCCCGGCCGCGTTGCCGTCGATCCTCGCCGGGTTGAAAATCGGCTGGGCTTTCGCCTGGCGCACATTGATCGCCGCCGAATTGGTATTCGGCGCTACCAGCGGTAAAGGCGGTTTAGGCTGGTACATCTTCCAGAACCGTAATGAGCTGTACACCGACAAGGTGTTTGCCGGGTTGGCGGTGGTGATTCTGATTGGGTTGCTGGTGGAGAATCTGGTGTTCGATACGTTGGAGCGGGTGACGGTGAAGCGGTGGGGGATGCAGCGCTGAGTTTCGCGGTGTCTGATCTGGCCTCTTCGCGAGCAAGCCCGCTCCCACAGTTGATCTTCAGTGGCTGCAGATTATGTGCACGACAACGAACCAATGTGGGAGCGGGCTTGCTCGCGAAGAGGCCGGCCCGATCACCACCTCATCCAGGGATGTTTGCTAGCATTGCGTCTGAATCAATCCAGATCAGTCATGAGTGCTCAGCATGCAACTCCCGGACATGAACCTGTTGGTCGCCCTTGACGCCTTGCTCGACGAGGGCAGTGTGGTGGGCGCCGCGCGGCGGATGAACCTCAGCCCGGCGGCAATGAGCCGGACGCTGACGCGGATCCGCGAGGCCATCGGCGATCCGATTCTGGTACGTGCCGGCCGTGGCCTAGTGCCGACACCCAAGGCGCTGGAGTTGCGCGAGCAGGTGCGGGACCTGGTGGAGCAGGCCG includes these proteins:
- a CDS encoding ABC transporter permease — protein: MSQLPSARQEFETVLQPLTSVPLERELPLGQRLWQQGWLRKSLILILLAVLWETVARYQNNDLLLPSFLQTASALYNGLLSGELLGKVWISLVVLLKGYLIGIVLAFALTTLAVSTQLGRDLLSTLTSMFNPLPAIALLPLALLWFGLGQNSLIFVLVHSVLWALALNTYAGFLGVSETLRMAGRNYGLKGMRFVLFILIPAALPSILAGLKIGWAFAWRTLIAAELVFGATSGKGGLGWYIFQNRNELYTDKVFAGLAVVILIGLLVENLVFDTLERVTVKRWGMQR